One window of Siniperca chuatsi isolate FFG_IHB_CAS linkage group LG15, ASM2008510v1, whole genome shotgun sequence genomic DNA carries:
- the rragd gene encoding ras-related GTP-binding protein D isoform X4, which yields MTSERVSALSGEEEDNDITKGYYDDEDDLEAFSDAEVGCGDGVLGFSDSLNGEVKPRILLMGLRRSGKSSIQKVVFHKMLPNETLFLESTNKICREDVSSSSFVSFQIWDFPGQIDFFDPTFDYEMIFRGTGALIFVIDSQDDYVEALSRLHLTVTRAYKVNPDINFEVFIHKVDGLSDDHKIEKQRDIHKRANDDLADAGLERIHLSFYLTSIYDHSIFEAFSKVVQKLIPQLPTLENLLNIFISVFNNEKPKAYKLDLPTDMHSSLTVTVPATQNCCYMPLAPTPPRSLHSCGSMVPSFAKSHRFPTHSCIAKEPIKPHLCYMSC from the exons ATGACAAGTGAGAGGGTGTCAGCGCTGAGcggggaggaagaggacaacGATATTACTAAGGGATATTACGACGACGAAGACGACCTGGAGGCGTTTTCAGACGCCGAGGTGGGCTGTGGGGACGGAG TGTTGGGCTTCAGTGATTCTCTGAATGGAGAGGTCAAACCTCGTATACTGCTGATGGGCCTGCGGAGGAGTGGGAAATCCTCCATCCAGAAGGTGGTTTTCCATAAAATGTTGCCCAATGAGACCCTGTTCCTGGAGAGCACCAATAAGATCTGCAGAGAGGacgtctccagcagctccttcGTCAGCTTCCAGATCTGGGACTTCCCTGGCCAGATCGACTTCTTCGACCCCACCTTTGACTATGAAATGATCTTCAGAGGCACCGGAGCGCTAATCTTTGTTATCGACTCACAG GATGACTATGTGGAAGCTCTGAGTAGACTGCATCTCACAGTGACCAGGGCCTACAAAGTCAACCCAGACATCAACTTCGAGGTGTTCATTCACAAAGTGGATGGCCTGTCAGATGACCATAAGATTGAGAAGCAAAGGGACATTCACAAACGAGCCAACGATGACCTCGCAGATGCAGGCCTAGAACGAATACACCTAAG CTTCTATTTAACCAGTATATACGACCACTCCATATTTGAGGCTTTCAGTAAAGTGGTCCAGAAGCTCATCCCACAGTTGCCCACACTGGAAAACCTGCTCAATATCTTCATATCT GTTTTCAATAATGAGAAACCCAAAGCATATAAACTAGATTTGCCCACTGACATGCACTCATCACTGACTGTTACAGTGCCAGCCACTCAGAATTGCTGCTACATGCCTTTGGCCCCCACACCACCAAGATCCCTACACTCCTGTGGTTCTATGGTACCTAGTTTTGCAAAATCTCACAGATTTCCAACTCATAGCTGTATTGCCAAAGAGCCCATAAAGCCACATTTATGTTATATGTCAtgctga